TTTAAAAAGAGTATTTCCttctggctgcaaatgcGTAGGGTGTGCATACACACATTATATATACATGTTTTCACATCAGGCGTCACTTTTACAACAAATGTTTTCTAGCAAAGTGGCATTTGCAAGATGCTACTCTACACGGCCCGCATTGGAATCCGTGCTACcgaaaaagaagaccaTGAGTCGCCTTCTTTTCGACCATGACTCTCGGTTGGCATATAAGAAAGTAATGCcgatcttcaccaacatctACGACAACCTCGATGCGCCCAATCAGATCAGACTACCTCATTACACGAAAAATGAGGACTTGATGACTCTTCGATCGGTGTTGCGTGATATCAGAGCATTGTCCAGCTCTGTCAACAAAAATCTAGTGGATCTTGAGAATGAGTTGATTGAGCAGGCGGCAGAACTAGGCAACAATGACGCCATCGCCATGTTGGCCTTCGAAGCAATAGGACTGCCAGACAccacaaaagaagattATGAACATGCCAACAAGCTTATAAAGGAGCTCCAGGATGTCAAGCACCCTCTTGTGTTCAAATTAGCTGGCGATTTTGCATTCTCCAAGGGCCACCACGAGCAGGCAGCACAATACTGGAATCAGTTTTTGGAACTTGAGGACGACTCCATCATCTCCAGTCATGTTTACACAAGCTTGGGCATGTACCACTTCAATTATACGGCTCTGCCCAACTTGACAAAATCTAGAGAATACTTTGAAAAGGCAGTCAAGCTTGGTGAGCTCGACACCACCATCGTAAAGGCTCACTTTTACTTAGGTCAACTTTACTCATTGACTGATCCAGTAAGATCACGCTACCATCTCGAAATAAGTGCATCAAAGGGCCTTCAAGAGAGCTTTCCTTCGCTTGGGTTCTTAGAACTCAACGTCTTTGACAATGCCGCTAAAGCCATTGAATGGTTTAAGCTTGGCGTCGAAGGAAACAATGACATCACATGTCTAGTAGGCCAGTTTGATGCTCATATGAAGAccaaaaatttcaaaaaagcaTCAAGTATACTTGCCAACCTTACTGACCTTAAGCAAAAGTTGGACGCACTTGCTAAGCGACAATTTAAAACAGTTCCTGAAGCATTCAAAACTCATGCTGAAACCAATCATGCATTACTTgcaatcttcttcgatACACGCAAAGAAGTGATTCGCAAGCTCACGTCATCATAGAGCAGAGGacctttcaacaaaattaAGCTCAGATGCATACTTCTCCCGTAGAGTCAACGGTTGTGTATTATTCCTCACTGGCTCTCTCACTGGATGCTGAGTTTTCTCTTGGGAGATTTCCATCGAGATGCTCTCATCGGTTTCTTGAAACCAGAAATGATTGCATGTTTGGACAATGTCGAATCGCTCAGATGGATCAACAACGAGAAGGTTACTGATCAAGTCAAGAGCGCTATCGCTTATATCGTCCCAAAAAGGCGAGTAAAATGCATATTTTCCTTGAATAATTTGATCTCTCATATTTGGAGGTCCCAATTCATCGCTGAAAGGCGGAAAGCCACATAGACAGACATAGAGTAATACACCAGCCAGCCAAATGTCCACTTTGGTTGAGTAGTTACAGTTATTGTTTAGCACCTCGGGAGCCACATATGCTGGGGTTCCGCAAAGGGTATTGGTGAACTTGAGTTCACCGATGAACTTAGCCAAGCCAAAATCTGCGATCTTTACGCGTACATCGTACTCATGGTCGTCCCAAGGTCCCGTTGCCTTTCGACTTTCTGAGGACTTGGGAGTTATATCTAAAAGAATGTTCTCCGGCTTAATGTCTCTGTGAATGATGTTACGCTCATGTAAATAATGCAACCCTGATAAGAGCTGCTTAAAGATCGCCCTTGTTTCGTTCTGTCGAAGCTTTTGTTTATCTATAATTCTCTGAAAGAGCTCACCGTTGTTGACCTTCTCAAGCACCAAGTATGTAGTTGAGGAGAAGGCATTTATGGGCTCCACGTAATGCGAAATGAACCTCACAATGTTCGGATGGTTGATCGCTaaaagaagagccattTCCTGTTTGAgttttgcttcttcctctgaGCTTCCTTTACTCGAAGTCTTACTAGGATGAAAGATCTTCACTGCCACAATGTCGCCCGTAGTTCTGTCTCTCGCTTCTTTGACAACAGCGTAATGTCCACTTCCTAGCTGATTCAATAGAATGTAATCGTCAAAAAATGATCTCTGTACCATGTTCTCCTGCTCATCGCTGACGTATCTGAAAATATAAGATCCACTTTTCGCAAACGAAATCTTGTCACCGCTGCGGAGAAGCGTTGTGGTTCCCTTGCCCAACACTTCGTTGTTCACCGCCGTGC
This DNA window, taken from Candidozyma auris chromosome 7, complete sequence, encodes the following:
- the DUN1 gene encoding serine/threonine protein kinase DUN1: MSLNRKRQLSQDEDLVKRPVHKYENIAKLYSIMDRQPHIMVPRKPAGVVVGRSSACDIRLGGADVSSKHCQFSLSSNNKKEYLLLTDMSSNGTAVNNEVLGKGTTTLLRSGDKISFAKSGSYIFRYVSDEQENMVQRSFFDDYILLNQLGSGHYAVVKEARDRTTGDIVAVKIFHPSKTSSKGSSEEEAKLKQEMALLLAINHPNIVRFISHYVEPINAFSSTTYLVLEKVNNGELFQRIIDKQKLRQNETRAIFKQLLSGLHYLHERNIIHRDIKPENILLDITPKSSESRKATGPWDDHEYDVRVKIADFGLAKFIGELKFTNTLCGTPAYVAPEVLNNNCNYSTKVDIWSAGVLLYVCLCGFPPFSDELGPPNMRDQIIQGKYAFYSPFWDDISDSALDLISNLLVKPMRASRWKSPKRKLSIQ